The Pleurocapsa sp. PCC 7319 genomic interval TTGCGCAAAATGCTGCTCGAATCTATAAAAAGGTAGAGCAAGCCCACGCTCAACAAGAAAGACAGAAAGCCAAGAAAGATCCAGAAGCTTTCATTCTTCTAGCTAAAGCCAGAGGCTATGCCTTCACAGTCAAAGATTTAGAA includes:
- a CDS encoding Nif11-like leader peptide family RiPP precursor, whose translation is MIAQNAARIYKKVEQAHAQQERQKAKKDPEAFILLAKARGYAFTVKDLETQLSQLSDEDVAGIFNPGIGQRRHLFPK